Part of the Oerskovia paurometabola genome is shown below.
GCGTGCACTTCGACGACTACTTCTACCCCTACGCGGTCGCGGGGCAGACCATCCCCGACGCGCACACCTATGCGACGCACGGCACGGGTTTCGCGACGGTCGAGGAGTGGCGCCGCCACAACGTCGACACGTTCGTGCAGTCCATCTCGCAGCGCATCAAGCAGGTCAAGCCGTGGGTCAAGTTCGGGATCAGCCCGTTCGGGATCTGGCGCAACGCCTCGACCGACCCGCGGGGCTCGGCGACCAGCGGCTCGCAGTCGTACGACATGCAGTTCGCCGACACGCGCAAGTGGGTCACCGAGGGGTGGCTCGACTACATCAACCCGCAGATCTACTGGCAGATCGGTCTCGCGGTCGCGGACTACGCGAAGCTCGTGCCGTGGTGGGCCGAGGTCGCGGCGCAGTCCGGCACGCAGCTCTTCGTCGGCGAGGCGCTCTACAAGGTCACGTCGGGCGTCTTCACCGACCCCGCCGAGATGTCGAACCACCTGACGTTCAGCCAGCAGGTCGACGCCGAGGTCGGCCCCGTGCTCGGGAACGTCTACTTCTCGGCCAAGCACGTGCCCGCCGACCCGCAGGGCTCCATGAGCCGCGTGCTCGAGGACCACTACCGCCACCCCGCGCTCGTGCCCGCCTCCCCCAGGCTGCCCGCGCAGCCGCTGCGCACCCCCGTGCTCGCATGGGCCGGGTGGCGCGACGACGGCGTCCGCGTCCACTGGACCGACGCCGGGGGCCGCCGCTTCCCCGCGACCTCGTTCGCGATCTACCGCGTCGACGGATGGGTCAAGAAGGTCGACGTCGAGAACCCCGCGCACCTGGTCGCGACGCAGCGCGCCGAGGGGCGGATCCTGCAGGACTACCTCGACGAGACCGCGCTGCGCGGCAAGAAGTACACCTACGTGGTCACGGCGCTCGACCGGCTGTGGAACGAGTCGCGGCCGAGCGAGGTCCGCTGGTCGGTCTGACCCTGACGTCCCGCTCCACGATGCCGAGGGAGCACGGTGCTCCCTCGGCATCGGGGCGGGTCACGCCGCCTCAGGCGGGCAGCGCGAACCTCCCGTCGGGGTCGAGCTCGCGGCGCACGGTCGCCAGGTGCGCCTGGTCCGCCGGGGACCACAGGTCGATCGGCGCGGCCTCGCTGATCGCGCCGGCGAAGTTCGCCTGGGTGCGCCCGAGCGACCAGGGCTGCGCCGCCTCGAGCAGGCCGTTGATCGCTGCCGGGACGGCCGTCTCGAAGAGCTCGGGGACGGGGAGCCCGATCGTGAAGAGCGCGAACGCGGCGTCGCGCCCCGTGACCGAGTCGGCGCCGTGCGACCCGTCGGCGAGCGCCCCGCCGAGCTGGCGGATCTCGGTCATCATGAGCGGGGCCTGCGACTGCGGCCCCGCGACCGCGAGCACGGCCTCGGCGGTCTGCGGCCCGAACGTGTGCAGCAGGGTGGACCCGTCGAGGATCGGCATGGGGTCGGTCGGGTCGGCGTGCACTCCCCCGATCGCCGCGTATGGGATCTCGGCGATCGAGTCCAGGAGGATCGGCACCGCGGTGCGCAAGGGCGCGATGGCCCGCTCGACCTCGGCCAGAGGCCGGGTCGAGGCGACGCGGAGGTTCGCCACGTACTGGCCGCGCAGCGGCTCAGGCAGGAAGTCGAGCGGAGGCAGGCGCAGCAGCGCGATGGACGTCGTGATGTCCGACGGCGCGCTCTGGACCCAGTCGGCGTAGGTCCGGAAGAGCGTCGCGGCGTCGTCCCCGAGGGCGAAGAAGCTCCCGCCGGTGACGGTCTCGAGGTTCAGCAGGCGCACCGTCACCGAGGTCACGACGCCCAGCCCCCACTTGCCGCCACGCAGCGCCCGCAGGATCTCGGGGTGGTGCTCGTCGTCGACGTGGAGCAGGGAGCCGTCGCCCGTGACGAGGTCGGCCGCGACGAGGTAGTTCGACCCGAAACCGACCTCGCGCGCGAGCGGCCCGATCCCGCCGCCGAGGAGGAATCCGACGGCTCCCACGTCGGGGGACGACCCCGTGACGGCCGCGAGACCGAGCGGCGTGACGGCGTCGAGCACGTCCCTCCATCTCGATCCTGCGGCGATGCGGGCCGTGCGCGCCGGCTCGTCGACCTCGACTCCGGTCAGGCCTGCGGTGCTCAGGGCGATACCGCCGTCGATCCCGCGCGCGAAGCCGTGACCCGTGCTGAAGACGGTCACCGGCAGGCCGAAGCGCTGGGCGGTGCGGACGGTCGCCTGGACGTCGTCGGCGGACGTGGCGTGGACGACGTAGTCGGGGCGGTGCTCGACCGCGACGTTCATCCCGGAGAGCCGGGCGTCGGGGTCGGTGCCGGCGAGGACCCGGCCGGTCACGCCCTGTGCGAGCGCGGCGAGCACGACGTCCTGCGTGGTCTCGTGGGCAGTCATGGAAGTCCCTCTCGGACGATGGGAGCGCGGAGCAGCGCTACCCCAGAGAGAGGGTTGGGAGCGCTCCCGGTGACATGTCCGCCGAGGGTGACGGAAATGTCCGCCGAGGGTGACGCCCGCCTGCGCCCAGGGTGCCCGAAACGTCCGCCGACGGTGACGCTCCCCCGCGCCCACGGTGACCGCGCGCACGGTGACCCCGCGCGCCATGATGAGCGAGGGCGCGCCGCACGCCCCGGACCCGAGGAGCGACGATGCCCCACCCCGCGACGGACCAGCCCACCCCCCAGCCCCCCACCCGGCCCGACGGCCGCCCGCCCCTGCGCGGGACGCCGTCCCCCGAGCAGCGCAAGGAGGAGGGCCGCGCCGCCCGCGCGCTCCTGCACCGCCGCGGGACCGCTTCCTGGGAGCCTGCCGCCGACCGCCGCGACCCCGTCGCGATCCTCCAGGCCCAGAACGCCAGCCGCGTCCCCGAGCTCGTCCCGCTGCGCATGGGTCGCATGGCCGCGACGCCGTTCTCGTTCTACCGCGGGGCCGCGGCGGTCATGGCGGGAGACCTCGGGGTCGGGCCCAGGACGGGACTGACCGTCCAGCTGTGCGGCGACGCGCACCTCGCGAACTTCGGCGGCTTCGCCTCCCCGGAGCGTTCGCTCGTGTTCGACATCAACGACTTCGA
Proteins encoded:
- a CDS encoding glycoside hydrolase family 10 protein produces the protein MDMTHHPSDPTAVAPAPTTPSPETPGLGRRGFLTLATAGVAASTLSVTIGSFSPAAAAPAPATGAAPSGPVPRKRELRAMWISSVVNIDWPSAPGLSAEQQKAEYLHWLDVAEQYRLNAVFVQVRPTADAFWPSPYEPWSQYLTGTQGKDPGYDPLAFVVEESHKRNIEIHAWYNPYRVSMQADPAQLVPEHPARQHPEWVWAYGGKLYFDPGLPEAQEHIQRAILHSVENYDLDGVHFDDYFYPYAVAGQTIPDAHTYATHGTGFATVEEWRRHNVDTFVQSISQRIKQVKPWVKFGISPFGIWRNASTDPRGSATSGSQSYDMQFADTRKWVTEGWLDYINPQIYWQIGLAVADYAKLVPWWAEVAAQSGTQLFVGEALYKVTSGVFTDPAEMSNHLTFSQQVDAEVGPVLGNVYFSAKHVPADPQGSMSRVLEDHYRHPALVPASPRLPAQPLRTPVLAWAGWRDDGVRVHWTDAGGRRFPATSFAIYRVDGWVKKVDVENPAHLVATQRAEGRILQDYLDETALRGKKYTYVVTALDRLWNESRPSEVRWSV
- a CDS encoding FAD-binding oxidoreductase; amino-acid sequence: MTAHETTQDVVLAALAQGVTGRVLAGTDPDARLSGMNVAVEHRPDYVVHATSADDVQATVRTAQRFGLPVTVFSTGHGFARGIDGGIALSTAGLTGVEVDEPARTARIAAGSRWRDVLDAVTPLGLAAVTGSSPDVGAVGFLLGGGIGPLAREVGFGSNYLVAADLVTGDGSLLHVDDEHHPEILRALRGGKWGLGVVTSVTVRLLNLETVTGGSFFALGDDAATLFRTYADWVQSAPSDITTSIALLRLPPLDFLPEPLRGQYVANLRVASTRPLAEVERAIAPLRTAVPILLDSIAEIPYAAIGGVHADPTDPMPILDGSTLLHTFGPQTAEAVLAVAGPQSQAPLMMTEIRQLGGALADGSHGADSVTGRDAAFALFTIGLPVPELFETAVPAAINGLLEAAQPWSLGRTQANFAGAISEAAPIDLWSPADQAHLATVRRELDPDGRFALPA